A region from the Dethiobacter alkaliphilus AHT 1 genome encodes:
- the ruvX gene encoding Holliday junction resolvase RuvX produces the protein MRILGLDVGDRTIGVAASDALGWTAQGLEVIRRTTWENDLKRIRELVAEYEVSLIVVGYPKNMNNTVGPRAKLSEEFADKLSAELNLPVKLWDERLTTMEAERTLLSADMSRAKRKKVIDKMAAVLILQNYLQANPGK, from the coding sequence ATGCGAATTCTCGGATTGGATGTGGGGGACCGCACCATCGGTGTGGCGGCCAGTGATGCGCTGGGTTGGACGGCGCAGGGCCTGGAAGTCATCCGACGCACTACCTGGGAAAATGACCTGAAACGAATCCGGGAACTGGTGGCAGAATATGAAGTTTCCCTGATTGTGGTGGGATATCCCAAAAATATGAATAACACCGTGGGGCCCCGGGCCAAACTGTCGGAGGAGTTTGCCGACAAGCTGTCAGCAGAGCTTAATCTGCCCGTCAAACTGTGGGACGAGCGCCTCACCACCATGGAGGCGGAGCGGACCCTTTTGTCGGCAGACATGAGCCGCGCCAAACGGAAAAAAGTGATAGATAAAATGGCGGCGGTGCTGATTTTACAAAACTATCTGCAGGCGAACCCGGGAAAGTAA
- the coaE gene encoding dephospho-CoA kinase (Dephospho-CoA kinase (CoaE) performs the final step in coenzyme A biosynthesis.), translated as MLVVGLTGGIATGKSTVAGMFADLGAYRIDADQLAREVVQPGNPAWEAIVRYFGDDILEKSGQLDRKKLGDIIFADPQMRQVLNGMTHPPVRALLREELARARDQGSCVALVEVPLLYEAGFERDVDRVIVVTTSPAAQRSRLMQRSGLTREEARLRIEAQMPLSEKVARADFVIDNDKTLPETKAQVLKVWQILLQECG; from the coding sequence ATGCTTGTTGTGGGGCTGACCGGCGGAATTGCCACAGGTAAATCCACCGTTGCCGGAATGTTTGCTGATTTAGGCGCCTACCGCATTGATGCGGATCAACTGGCGCGGGAAGTAGTTCAGCCGGGTAATCCGGCATGGGAAGCCATTGTGCGCTATTTTGGCGATGATATACTGGAAAAGAGCGGGCAGTTGGACCGCAAAAAACTGGGAGATATTATCTTTGCCGACCCCCAAATGCGTCAGGTATTAAACGGGATGACCCATCCTCCGGTGCGGGCGCTGCTGCGGGAGGAGCTGGCCCGGGCCCGGGACCAGGGTTCCTGTGTTGCTTTGGTGGAGGTGCCCCTGTTATATGAGGCCGGGTTTGAACGGGATGTTGACCGGGTCATCGTGGTGACCACAAGCCCCGCTGCTCAACGGTCCCGGCTCATGCAGCGCTCCGGTCTGACCCGGGAGGAGGCCCGTTTGCGCATTGAGGCTCAGATGCCTCTGTCGGAAAAAGTGGCTCGTGCCGATTTTGTCATTGATAATGACAAAACATTACCGGAGACAAAGGCCCAGGTTTTAAAAGTATGGCAGATCCTGCTGCAGGAGTGTGGTTGA
- a CDS encoding PRC-barrel domain-containing protein, giving the protein MRFSRETAGLPVIHAASGRELGKLREWLLDEKGASVVAFVAEGSGWLPHRRVFSYRDILSMGSDAILVSREGGNPAGDPPQIEGHPTRRVLGMRVISYGGSELGVVEDILFEEETGRVAGWRLSAGLIDDILQGRQVMEPPMDVNIGEDVLIIRDETR; this is encoded by the coding sequence GTGCGCTTTTCCCGGGAAACAGCGGGGCTCCCCGTCATCCATGCAGCCAGCGGACGGGAACTGGGGAAGCTAAGAGAATGGCTTCTTGATGAAAAAGGCGCCTCTGTGGTGGCCTTTGTGGCCGAAGGCAGCGGTTGGCTGCCTCACCGCCGTGTGTTTTCCTACCGTGACATTTTGAGCATGGGTAGCGATGCCATCCTGGTTAGCCGGGAAGGCGGCAATCCTGCCGGTGACCCGCCGCAAATAGAAGGACATCCCACCCGCCGTGTGCTGGGGATGCGGGTTATTTCCTACGGCGGATCCGAACTGGGCGTGGTGGAAGACATCTTGTTTGAAGAAGAAACGGGACGTGTTGCCGGGTGGCGTTTGTCCGCCGGCTTAATCGATGATATCCTGCAGGGCCGCCAGGTAATGGAGCCGCCCATGGACGTAAACATTGGTGAAGATGTGCTTATTATTCGTGACGAAACGAGGTGA
- a CDS encoding DUF1292 domain-containing protein, which yields MTEETRDDIVTLVDEDGQEHSFMVLDIIPVNENEYAILVPTEEGLINSESEEQEAVIFRIDEAEGEQTLTVVEDDDEWESVAQAWEEMTGIEAEEE from the coding sequence ATGACAGAGGAAACCCGTGATGATATTGTCACGCTTGTAGATGAGGACGGGCAGGAACACAGTTTCATGGTTTTGGACATCATCCCCGTCAATGAAAATGAGTATGCCATTTTGGTTCCCACCGAAGAAGGACTGATTAACAGTGAGTCTGAGGAACAGGAAGCGGTAATCTTCCGCATCGATGAAGCGGAAGGAGAACAGACGCTGACTGTGGTGGAAGACGATGACGAATGGGAATCTGTAGCCCAGGCCTGGGAAGAGATGACCGGCATTGAGGCTGAAGAAGAATAG
- a CDS encoding BofC C-terminal domain-containing protein: MVSKTIGTILKMIAVFMLGGLVGYASLQVVTRQPPPDDQLPYVAPQPADPDFYVNMQEAIEDPGGYSEREMMFRGYLGIHNDRIAIFQGTPPDGVLQDITEYEVRDDLRPQLEEGVPFEDIQEMLSLLENYTS, from the coding sequence GTGGTATCCAAAACAATAGGTACCATTTTGAAGATGATTGCCGTTTTTATGCTGGGCGGATTGGTCGGCTACGCTTCACTGCAGGTGGTGACCCGGCAGCCACCGCCTGATGATCAGCTGCCTTATGTGGCTCCACAACCGGCAGACCCGGACTTTTATGTTAATATGCAGGAAGCCATAGAAGATCCAGGCGGCTATTCTGAGCGGGAAATGATGTTTAGGGGTTATCTGGGCATTCATAATGACCGGATAGCTATCTTTCAGGGTACCCCGCCTGACGGAGTTTTACAGGATATAACCGAATATGAGGTGCGTGATGATTTGCGTCCGCAGCTGGAAGAAGGCGTTCCTTTTGAGGATATTCAGGAAATGCTGAGCCTCTTGGAGAACTACACCAGCTGA
- a CDS encoding CoA-binding protein, with protein MSVRTMLDKKSWAVVGVSKNKRKFGYRVYKRLKDAGYTVYAVNPNLSELDGDPVYADLASLPEVPEVVNCVVPPEVTTSIIPQCAKEGIKYVWMQPGADCREAFALAEENNIEAERACVMVELGRL; from the coding sequence ATGTCTGTGCGTACTATGCTGGACAAGAAAAGCTGGGCTGTGGTGGGCGTTTCCAAGAATAAGCGCAAATTCGGGTATAGGGTGTACAAAAGACTAAAAGATGCAGGCTACACCGTCTATGCCGTCAACCCCAATCTGTCTGAGTTGGACGGTGACCCGGTGTATGCAGACCTGGCTTCGCTGCCGGAGGTGCCGGAGGTGGTAAACTGTGTGGTTCCACCGGAGGTTACCACCAGCATTATCCCCCAGTGTGCAAAAGAAGGGATAAAATATGTCTGGATGCAGCCCGGTGCCGATTGCCGGGAAGCGTTTGCTCTGGCTGAGGAAAATAACATTGAAGCAGAGAGGGCATGCGTCATGGTAGAGCTGGGCAGGCTTTAA
- a CDS encoding acyl-CoA dehydrogenase family protein yields the protein MTDLIKGGSFLISKTDPEQVFTPEDYNDFHKMVNDTVANFIKEKVMPASEEIEKMEEGVTTGLMKQMGELGFLGSDIPEKFGGSEADKITSLIITEQVSRGGSFSVAFGAHTGIGTLPILFFGNEEQKKKYLPGLASGQKIAAYALTEADAGSDAMNAKTKAVLTEDGKHYVLNGSKQFITNAAWADVIIAYAKIDGEKFTAFIVDRDTPGVSIGAEEHKLGIKGSSTASVIFEDAKVPVENVLGQIGKGHQVAFNILNIGRYKLGVGCSGAAKYALEVASAYAQERQQFNLPIAKFGMIKNKIADMNIHTYITESICYRTGGLINSLVENLDMDAEDAGQKVSEGIQEYATECSIVKIVGSEALDFVADECVQILGGYGYCSEYPAERIYRDSRINRIFEGTNEINRLIIPATLLRKAQKGEIPLIEAAMKLQEELLMPSMPEDSDELLGKEEQAIENFKKIFLLVSGTAAQKYGEKLIKEQEILGRMADMVDEVFSAESAMLRARKIAAKQGEEAAALAVKMTSCYVSDLVPKFDAWAKEVIAAMEEGDTKRTLFSVLRKLTRYEQDNVFQLKRDIADAVYKSNKYTVIA from the coding sequence ATGACTGATTTAATTAAAGGCGGTTCGTTTCTGATTTCCAAAACCGATCCGGAGCAGGTCTTTACACCGGAGGATTATAACGATTTTCATAAGATGGTAAACGACACTGTGGCAAACTTTATCAAGGAAAAGGTAATGCCCGCTTCCGAAGAAATTGAGAAAATGGAAGAAGGGGTTACCACCGGCCTGATGAAGCAGATGGGTGAATTGGGCTTTTTGGGCAGTGATATCCCGGAAAAGTTCGGCGGCTCCGAAGCCGACAAAATCACCTCTCTGATTATCACCGAGCAGGTTTCCCGCGGCGGTTCCTTCTCCGTGGCCTTTGGCGCCCACACTGGAATCGGCACCCTGCCCATCTTGTTCTTCGGTAATGAAGAACAGAAGAAGAAGTACCTCCCGGGCCTGGCCAGCGGCCAGAAAATTGCCGCCTACGCTCTCACCGAAGCGGATGCCGGCTCCGATGCCATGAACGCCAAAACTAAGGCTGTGCTCACCGAAGACGGCAAACACTATGTCTTAAACGGCTCCAAGCAGTTTATCACCAATGCCGCCTGGGCCGATGTGATCATTGCTTATGCCAAAATTGACGGCGAAAAGTTCACCGCCTTTATCGTGGACCGTGATACCCCCGGTGTCTCCATCGGTGCAGAAGAGCACAAGCTGGGCATTAAAGGCTCCTCCACCGCTTCTGTTATTTTTGAAGACGCCAAGGTGCCGGTGGAAAACGTGCTGGGCCAGATCGGCAAAGGCCATCAGGTTGCCTTTAACATCTTAAACATCGGCCGCTACAAGCTGGGTGTGGGCTGCTCCGGTGCCGCCAAGTATGCCCTGGAAGTGGCTTCTGCTTACGCTCAGGAGCGTCAGCAGTTTAACCTGCCCATTGCCAAGTTCGGCATGATTAAAAATAAGATTGCCGATATGAACATTCACACCTATATCACCGAAAGTATCTGCTACCGCACCGGCGGACTGATTAACTCTCTGGTGGAAAATCTGGATATGGACGCCGAAGATGCGGGCCAGAAAGTATCGGAAGGCATTCAGGAATATGCCACCGAGTGCTCCATCGTTAAGATTGTGGGTTCGGAAGCTCTGGATTTTGTGGCCGATGAGTGCGTGCAGATTCTGGGCGGCTACGGCTATTGCTCAGAGTACCCGGCGGAGCGGATCTACCGTGACAGCCGCATTAACCGTATCTTTGAAGGCACCAACGAAATTAACCGTCTGATTATCCCCGCCACCCTGCTGCGCAAAGCTCAGAAAGGCGAGATTCCTCTCATTGAAGCGGCCATGAAGCTGCAGGAGGAGCTGTTGATGCCCTCCATGCCCGAAGATTCCGATGAACTGCTGGGCAAAGAAGAGCAGGCCATTGAAAACTTCAAGAAGATCTTCTTGCTGGTATCCGGTACCGCCGCTCAGAAATACGGGGAAAAACTGATTAAGGAACAGGAAATCCTGGGCAGAATGGCGGACATGGTTGATGAGGTCTTCAGTGCGGAAAGCGCCATGCTGAGAGCCCGCAAAATTGCTGCCAAGCAGGGCGAAGAAGCTGCTGCTCTGGCTGTTAAGATGACTTCCTGCTACGTAAGTGATCTGGTACCCAAGTTTGATGCCTGGGCCAAGGAAGTTATTGCCGCCATGGAAGAAGGGGACACCAAGCGGACCCTGTTCTCCGTACTGCGTAAACTGACCCGCTATGAGCAGGACAATGTATTCCAGCTTAAGCGTGACATCGCAGATGCTGTATACAAGTCCAACAAGTATACAGTAATCGCGTAG
- a CDS encoding IreB family regulatory phosphoprotein: protein MENSFDQTMKFKRTTEDEEYQARDVFAIVYGALKEKGYNPINQIVGYLLSGDPAYITSHNNARVLIRKLERDELLEEVVGTYLKQLDNQA from the coding sequence ATGGAAAATTCATTTGACCAGACCATGAAATTCAAGCGGACAACCGAAGATGAGGAGTATCAGGCAAGGGATGTTTTTGCCATTGTGTACGGTGCATTAAAGGAGAAGGGTTATAATCCCATTAACCAGATTGTGGGCTATCTTCTGTCCGGCGACCCGGCCTATATCACAAGCCACAATAACGCCCGTGTGCTAATCCGCAAACTGGAAAGGGATGAGCTGCTGGAAGAAGTGGTGGGCACTTATCTTAAGCAGCTGGACAATCAGGCTTAA
- a CDS encoding YebC/PmpR family DNA-binding transcriptional regulator, which translates to MAGHSKWANIKHRKARVDAQKGKVFTKISKEIMAAVRQGGGDPNNNFRLRLALQKARSVNMPNDNIQRAIQKGAGELEGTNFEEIIYEGYGPAGTAVMLEILTDNRNRTAGEIRHIFSKSGGSLGETGCVAWMFNRRGYLEVSKEGHDEDELMLLALDAGAEDFEAGENAFEIYTRPDDFEAVKEKMEAEGISFGEAAITMIPETTVEVPDVEGAKKALALIEALEDHDDVQNAYTNLDVPSEVMAELENE; encoded by the coding sequence ATGGCCGGCCATTCCAAATGGGCCAATATCAAACACAGAAAAGCACGGGTAGACGCGCAAAAAGGAAAGGTTTTCACCAAAATTTCCAAGGAAATCATGGCAGCAGTACGACAGGGTGGCGGTGACCCCAACAATAACTTCCGCCTGCGCCTGGCGCTGCAGAAAGCGCGTTCGGTTAATATGCCCAACGACAATATTCAGCGGGCCATCCAAAAAGGTGCCGGTGAATTGGAAGGCACCAATTTCGAGGAAATCATCTACGAGGGCTACGGCCCGGCGGGTACCGCGGTGATGTTGGAAATCCTCACCGATAACCGCAACCGTACCGCCGGTGAAATTCGCCATATTTTCTCCAAAAGCGGCGGCAGCCTGGGGGAAACAGGCTGTGTGGCCTGGATGTTTAACCGTCGCGGTTATCTGGAGGTGTCCAAAGAGGGCCATGATGAAGATGAGTTAATGCTTCTGGCTTTGGATGCGGGTGCTGAAGACTTTGAGGCCGGAGAAAATGCCTTTGAGATTTACACCCGTCCCGATGACTTTGAAGCGGTAAAAGAAAAAATGGAAGCAGAGGGTATCAGCTTCGGGGAAGCTGCCATCACCATGATTCCCGAAACCACGGTGGAGGTGCCGGATGTGGAAGGGGCTAAAAAAGCTCTGGCGCTCATTGAGGCTCTGGAAGACCATGATGATGTGCAAAATGCCTACACCAATCTGGATGTGCCTTCCGAAGTGATGGCGGAGTTGGAAAACGAATAA
- a CDS encoding lytic transglycosylase domain-containing protein codes for MTQNIKWLRMLFVILVFLLLIAAVMRTPQFRRLSYPYAYREIIEEYAAEYRVDPLLVAAVIREESKFNADAVSRKGALGLMQLMPSTAQWIAPQVGIINLTDEMLLDPEINIQLGTWYLANLAKEFDGRHELVIASYNAGRGKVASWLRDDVWTGRYEDREQIPFGETRIFLQRVIGSYRNYQELYR; via the coding sequence ATGACCCAAAATATTAAATGGTTGCGCATGCTTTTTGTTATCCTGGTTTTTCTTTTACTAATAGCCGCTGTAATGCGCACACCGCAATTTCGCCGGCTTTCTTACCCCTATGCGTACCGGGAAATAATTGAAGAGTATGCCGCCGAATACAGGGTGGATCCCCTGTTGGTGGCTGCTGTAATCCGTGAGGAAAGCAAATTCAATGCCGATGCGGTCTCCCGCAAGGGAGCACTGGGCTTAATGCAGCTGATGCCGTCTACCGCCCAGTGGATTGCCCCTCAGGTAGGCATAATCAATCTCACCGATGAAATGCTTTTGGACCCGGAAATAAATATCCAACTGGGCACCTGGTATCTGGCCAACCTGGCCAAAGAGTTTGACGGCAGACACGAATTGGTGATTGCTTCATACAACGCCGGACGGGGAAAAGTGGCCTCCTGGCTCAGAGACGATGTCTGGACCGGCCGCTATGAGGATCGGGAGCAGATACCCTTTGGCGAAACCAGAATATTTTTGCAGCGTGTAATTGGCTCTTACCGCAACTATCAGGAACTATACCGCTAA
- the alaS gene encoding alanine--tRNA ligase → MKSKEIRSTFLEFFKGKEHLVLPSFSLIPQNDPTLLMVGAGMAPLKPYFTGEKTPPKPRVATCQKCVRTPDIERVGRTSRHATFFEMLGNFSFGDYFKEEAILWAWELVTTGYKLPEDKLYVSVYLDDDEAYDIWHKKVGIAPERIFRLGKEDNFWEIGQGPCGPCSEIYYDLGADRGCGRPNCEVGCDCDRFLEVWNLVFTQFNCTESGEYVPLTQKNIDTGAGLERLAVVLQGVNNLFEIDTVRPLLDHFSKVTKTEYGKDQEKDTSLRIITEHLRGISFMVGDGILPGNEGRGYVLRRLLRRAVRHGKILGVGEPFLHNAVNLVVDEYGEFYPELAKGREYIQKVVRLEEERFHETLEQGMKILDELMHKAGPRGVLPGDAAFKLYDTYGFPIDLTKEILAENKLILDEEGYQEALEAQRERARSARGASVFGKDDTDYESLRQLTTEFTGYDSLEAEGEVLAILKDGQPASAVSEGDEAEVVLSVTPFYGERGGQAGDTGIIITDGGTMEVTDTVMTPFEQVIHRGSIKQGTVSVGDAAKGKVFAPGRSSICRNHTATHLIHTALQEVLGEHVKQAGSLVTPDRLRFDFTNLSAATPEQLAEVEQKVNEKIWANEPVSVTLASLDEAKDMGATALFDEKYGDAVRIVRVGDYSMELCGGTHVQSAGEIGLLKIVSEAGIGAGMRRIEALTGAAAYRWFAQRNQLLEQCAAQLKSSPEQLPERISGLQAEFKDLQREYQRLQLKLAGMEVDGLLSEVSQKSGVPVLSARVSAGNMETLREMADRLKNKLGSGIIILGAAAEGKVLLVGAVTNDLVKAGYHAGKLVGEVAKLTGGGGGGRPDMAQAGGKDPDKLESALEKVDSLVENQKK, encoded by the coding sequence ATGAAGTCCAAAGAAATCCGTTCCACATTCCTGGAATTTTTCAAAGGTAAAGAACATCTGGTTTTACCCAGTTTTTCTTTAATACCGCAAAATGATCCAACATTGTTGATGGTAGGTGCCGGCATGGCACCGCTCAAGCCTTATTTTACGGGAGAAAAAACGCCCCCCAAACCCCGCGTGGCCACTTGTCAGAAATGCGTACGCACCCCGGATATTGAGCGGGTGGGCCGCACATCCCGTCACGCCACATTCTTTGAAATGTTGGGCAATTTTTCTTTTGGGGATTATTTTAAGGAAGAAGCAATTCTCTGGGCCTGGGAGTTGGTAACCACCGGTTATAAGTTGCCGGAGGACAAGCTGTATGTCAGTGTTTATCTGGACGATGACGAAGCCTATGATATCTGGCATAAAAAAGTGGGCATTGCTCCGGAGCGGATATTCCGCCTGGGCAAGGAAGATAATTTCTGGGAAATCGGACAAGGCCCCTGCGGACCCTGCTCTGAGATTTACTATGACCTGGGAGCAGACCGTGGCTGCGGCAGGCCCAACTGTGAAGTGGGCTGCGACTGTGACCGCTTTCTGGAAGTATGGAACCTGGTATTTACCCAGTTTAACTGCACCGAAAGCGGTGAATATGTGCCGCTGACACAGAAAAACATTGACACCGGGGCCGGCCTGGAGCGTTTGGCTGTGGTGCTGCAGGGCGTAAACAACCTATTTGAAATTGACACAGTCCGTCCCCTGTTGGACCACTTTAGCAAAGTGACAAAAACAGAGTACGGCAAAGACCAGGAGAAAGACACTTCCCTGCGCATTATAACCGAGCATCTGCGCGGTATCTCTTTTATGGTGGGTGACGGTATCCTGCCCGGCAATGAAGGCCGCGGCTATGTACTGCGCCGTCTTTTGCGCCGCGCTGTTCGCCACGGAAAAATTTTGGGTGTGGGTGAACCGTTTTTGCACAACGCCGTTAACCTGGTAGTGGATGAATACGGCGAATTCTATCCCGAGTTGGCCAAAGGCCGTGAATATATCCAAAAAGTGGTTCGTCTGGAGGAAGAGCGGTTCCATGAAACCCTGGAACAGGGGATGAAAATCCTAGATGAGCTGATGCACAAAGCAGGGCCGCGCGGTGTACTGCCCGGCGATGCCGCTTTCAAGCTCTATGATACATATGGCTTCCCCATTGATTTGACCAAGGAAATCCTTGCTGAAAATAAACTTATTCTGGATGAAGAAGGGTATCAGGAAGCACTGGAAGCGCAGCGGGAGCGGGCCAGAAGCGCCCGCGGCGCCAGCGTGTTTGGCAAGGATGACACCGACTATGAGTCCCTGCGCCAGCTGACCACCGAGTTCACCGGCTACGATTCTCTGGAAGCTGAGGGCGAGGTGCTGGCCATCTTAAAAGACGGCCAACCGGCAAGTGCCGTCTCCGAAGGTGATGAAGCGGAAGTGGTGCTTAGCGTGACGCCTTTCTACGGTGAGCGGGGCGGCCAGGCCGGCGATACCGGTATTATTATCACCGACGGCGGGACCATGGAAGTAACCGACACGGTGATGACTCCCTTTGAACAGGTGATTCACCGCGGCAGTATTAAACAGGGTACCGTCAGCGTGGGAGATGCGGCAAAGGGTAAAGTATTTGCGCCCGGCCGCAGTTCCATCTGCCGCAACCATACGGCCACACACCTGATTCACACCGCCTTGCAGGAGGTTTTGGGTGAACATGTCAAACAGGCCGGGTCGCTGGTGACACCGGATCGCCTGCGTTTTGACTTTACCAATTTAAGCGCCGCTACTCCGGAGCAGCTGGCGGAAGTGGAGCAGAAGGTAAACGAGAAAATCTGGGCCAATGAGCCGGTTTCCGTTACACTGGCCAGCCTGGATGAAGCCAAAGACATGGGGGCCACCGCCCTCTTTGATGAAAAATACGGTGATGCGGTGCGCATAGTACGTGTAGGCGACTACAGCATGGAACTTTGCGGCGGAACCCATGTGCAAAGCGCCGGGGAAATCGGCCTCTTAAAAATCGTCTCCGAGGCCGGCATCGGGGCCGGTATGCGCCGTATCGAAGCGCTGACCGGAGCAGCCGCCTACCGGTGGTTTGCCCAGCGCAACCAGCTTCTGGAGCAATGCGCCGCACAGCTTAAGTCCTCCCCCGAGCAACTGCCCGAAAGAATTTCCGGACTGCAGGCCGAATTTAAGGATTTGCAGCGGGAATACCAGCGTCTGCAGCTGAAACTGGCCGGGATGGAAGTGGACGGATTGCTCTCTGAAGTATCGCAAAAAAGCGGTGTGCCTGTCCTAAGTGCCCGGGTCAGCGCCGGCAACATGGAAACCCTGCGGGAAATGGCCGACCGCCTCAAGAATAAACTGGGCTCCGGCATCATTATTCTGGGAGCCGCAGCGGAAGGAAAAGTACTGTTAGTAGGTGCTGTAACAAATGATTTGGTAAAGGCCGGATACCATGCCGGTAAGCTGGTGGGCGAGGTGGCCAAACTGACCGGCGGCGGCGGCGGCGGCCGACCCGATATGGCCCAGGCCGGCGGCAAAGATCCGGATAAACTGGAATCGGCTTTGGAGAAAGTTGATAGTTTGGTTGAAAACCAAAAGAAATAA
- a CDS encoding AI-2E family transporter, which translates to MDKNHKHHSIYVRYGVISVAAALIFLLLYWLYRVGAAAFLVLLPFFLAIILAYILNPLVEFLENRRIPRHLGILLIYAVFFSTIFLIGISTIPTLLLELQKLGEKIPDYTRHVQSFLLHLQSDYQRINMPENIRLVLDENIVALQENLQDVVERVTGTVLSLFAHTFTILIIPLLVYYILRDMESLKRSFVMLFPSRYRKWVASMGSEMDRTLGAYFRGMLLISFLVGLLTYVGLTIIGVDFSLLLGIIAGLTNIIPYFGPLIGAVPAVLIGLLHSPALALQVVVVIVIVQQIESQFITPQILGRSLGLHPLIVIFVLIVGGRFFGLVGLIFAVPFAAMVRIFFKHAIDLAANR; encoded by the coding sequence GTGGATAAAAACCATAAGCATCATAGCATTTATGTGCGCTACGGAGTCATTAGTGTTGCCGCTGCACTGATTTTTCTGCTGCTGTATTGGCTCTACAGAGTGGGAGCGGCGGCATTTTTGGTTCTGCTGCCGTTTTTTCTGGCAATTATTTTGGCCTATATCTTAAACCCCCTGGTAGAGTTCCTGGAGAATCGCCGCATTCCGCGACATCTGGGGATTTTACTTATTTATGCTGTCTTTTTTTCCACCATTTTTTTAATCGGTATCTCCACCATTCCCACTCTGCTTTTGGAACTGCAGAAACTGGGCGAGAAAATTCCTGATTATACCCGGCATGTGCAAAGTTTTCTTTTACATCTGCAGTCGGATTACCAGCGCATTAATATGCCGGAAAACATCCGCCTGGTATTGGACGAAAACATTGTGGCCCTGCAGGAAAACCTGCAGGATGTGGTGGAGCGGGTCACAGGCACTGTCCTTAGCCTGTTTGCCCACACCTTTACTATCTTGATTATCCCTCTGTTGGTGTATTACATTTTGCGGGATATGGAAAGCCTTAAACGCTCCTTTGTCATGCTCTTTCCCAGTCGCTACCGTAAATGGGTGGCTTCCATGGGCAGTGAGATGGACCGCACTCTGGGAGCCTATTTTCGGGGCATGCTTTTAATTTCCTTTCTGGTAGGGCTCTTGACCTATGTGGGGCTTACAATAATCGGAGTGGACTTTTCCCTCCTTTTGGGCATTATTGCCGGGCTGACCAATATCATTCCATACTTCGGCCCCTTAATCGGCGCCGTACCGGCAGTCCTCATCGGCCTTTTGCATTCACCGGCCCTGGCTTTGCAGGTGGTGGTGGTGATAGTTATTGTGCAGCAGATTGAAAGTCAGTTCATAACCCCGCAAATTTTGGGGCGCAGCCTGGGCCTGCACCCGCTGATTGTTATCTTTGTGCTCATCGTGGGCGGAAGGTTCTTTGGCCTGGTTGGGTTAATATTTGCCGTTCCCTTTGCGGCTATGGTGCGTATCTTTTTTAAACACGCCATCGATTTGGCCGCCAATCGCTAA